From Psychrobacillus sp. FSL K6-2836, a single genomic window includes:
- a CDS encoding class I SAM-dependent methyltransferase: MSNAYLDLLAYFGIGGAHPGGFSLTKSILEAENIQPNESVLEIGCGTGQTAAFLAERINCQVTAIDNHPIMVEKARQRFEKIESPVKVMVGDVQKLDFVDDSFDLIIAESVIIFTDISRTLKELSRVLKSDGKLIMIEMTAEQHLSEEKQKKACSLYGINEILDKEEWILRLHQAGLTQVEMISTPPALIQSEINDINPSKNINMDLFELWEEHNKFILQNQDFIGYRAFKCSKS, translated from the coding sequence TTGTCTAATGCTTATTTAGATTTATTGGCTTATTTTGGAATTGGGGGTGCACATCCTGGAGGGTTTAGTCTAACCAAATCTATATTGGAAGCTGAAAACATTCAACCAAATGAATCTGTATTAGAAATAGGCTGTGGGACAGGGCAGACTGCAGCTTTCTTAGCCGAAAGAATTAATTGTCAAGTGACTGCGATTGATAATCATCCAATTATGGTAGAAAAAGCTAGGCAACGATTTGAAAAAATAGAGTCACCAGTCAAGGTAATGGTAGGTGACGTACAAAAATTGGATTTTGTAGATGATTCATTCGACTTAATAATAGCCGAGTCTGTTATAATTTTTACTGATATTTCAAGGACGTTAAAGGAACTTTCTAGAGTTTTAAAAAGTGATGGGAAATTGATCATGATTGAAATGACTGCTGAACAGCATCTTTCAGAAGAAAAACAAAAAAAAGCATGTAGTCTATACGGCATCAATGAAATATTAGATAAAGAAGAATGGATATTGCGGTTACATCAAGCAGGATTAACTCAAGTTGAAATGATAAGTACTCCACCTGCGCTTATTCAAAGTGAAATTAATGACATAAATCCATCGAAGAACATTAATATGGACCTCTTTGAGCTATGGGAGGAGCATAACAAATTTATACTTCAAAACCAGGATTTCATCGGCTATCGTGCATTTAAATGTAGCAAATCGTAG
- a CDS encoding choice-of-anchor I family protein: MKKHASSYQKLFGATLATVVVAGTTTTAVPVITQADEVGVPSFSDVKNIESHHFYESVRSLASRGIVKGFGDGTFKPFQSVTRGQMASALAKTLEMNIKNVKNPGFKDVKVTDEYYGPIAALVEAGIIDGYNDKTFKPGEPLTRAQMSKIISLGFKLEEEKLTNTPFTDVKTGHWYTDYVQALIANNITTGTTPTTFEPNAYVTRGQMASFIVRSESPVQKTAKLIGITNETVELSSGTYALSADLKKILNASNSAALLGAALEYTVKEGVIVGIASIELTADGNETNNVVLDGQGSKFAGTVRVNGDYVSLKNLTIEEDLEIGKEVENSFKAFDIKVLGKTNLTDKTSISRDNNVFSTAAVEVKEPSFVFTDSSIQTVEVSKSNKVIIEVKGNSTAQGFTLLSNVHLKADKGITLPKVNINKGATNVTLDASVDNLSVNTPNALSINGTANIKNITVESKTDLKLQTTGKIEKVIVAIKGTAITLGAGTKVDSYELPEGVSAKDVIANFDESNSGGTSSGGNNSGDNGSNNGGNNGGGNGGGTDEYFQLSLMHVNDIHANTDKAPKLVTAVKEVRTAKPDALLLDAGDVFSGTLYFNEFLGQADLEFMNLMKVDAMTFGNHEFDLGSSPEGHQALVDFIKAADFLFVSSNVDFTKDDKFTGLFNTKISTNPEKSNIYTGIVKEVNGEKVGIFGLTTAETADIASPGKITFSNYIEDAEKMVAEFEAMGVNKIVALTHIGFDDNAAMDNDQQLAANVEGIDVIVGGHSHTKLDVPVVVDKDENGVAKDKTIIVQAYQYSDYLGTLDVEFDKNGVVIGHAGKLIETKGKKEDAEAVALLKPYKEKIEAVNNKEIGVTLDKALVNPRTSDEDYVPGTSVRASETILGNIITDGMLAKAKKYNNKVIMAFQNGGGIRAGIGAGPITVGEVITVLPFGNTLATMDVTGAELKEAFEISFKEYPKESGGFLHVSGAKVEFDSSKPAGERVVSIHYKNEDGTDTKIEDAKTYTVATNAFTAKGGDGYDVLKKAYEEGRVTDLGLSDWENLSEHLQSLETIPTKTEDRIVDIVGQVVEPDPITGFYNSNPEKLAVSQIARYDSGQGETGTEILAYDANLKKAFVTNGKVKGFDIVSFENLKSGTLTGITETTRVLLSSFNIKEVKDITSIASHPTEDLIAISAVNDPKTDNGHIVFATKEGKYVNHVEVGALPDMVTFTPDGTKAIVANEGEPNDDYSVDPEGSISIIDLATFTVDTLAFTEGMLDEHVRVSSKGTILEQLEPEYVTVSADSKTAYVSLQENNAVATVDLVNNKIIDVKGLGVKDHSVEGNELDALKDGVVKLEKQPILSFYMPDAIDTFTVADQTYIVTPNEGDARDYDAYSEEKKLSKIGKEIKLNEKNYAGYTQEELNDFDLTKLVDYKVTTENGLSADGTVYEALYGYGGRSFSIFNADTMELAFDSGSDFESIIANDPRLKQYFNVSNDNVDVDDRSNSKGPEPESVVTGEMNGKTYAFIALERISGIMVYDLADPSNPEFVTFITSRDFSEDVAGDVAPEGLRFIPASESPTGNALLAATHEMSGTVAVYEFEGTGIPVTPVAAADFSDNTHEGNISVDVTEVTNLQNATVNGNLILTGTNSGTLTLTNVTVTGDVDFTGVDGDIKIEGLDAKDGNVVL, from the coding sequence ATGAAGAAACATGCTAGTTCATATCAAAAATTATTCGGAGCAACATTAGCTACGGTGGTGGTAGCTGGAACGACTACAACAGCTGTACCAGTAATTACACAAGCCGATGAGGTGGGAGTTCCTTCCTTTTCGGATGTAAAGAATATTGAAAGTCATCATTTCTACGAGAGTGTTAGAAGTTTGGCTTCTAGAGGTATTGTAAAAGGATTTGGCGATGGTACTTTTAAACCTTTTCAATCAGTAACTCGGGGACAAATGGCTAGCGCTTTAGCTAAAACACTTGAGATGAATATAAAAAATGTGAAAAACCCAGGATTCAAAGATGTGAAGGTGACGGACGAATATTATGGACCAATTGCAGCACTTGTAGAAGCAGGGATTATCGATGGATATAACGACAAAACGTTTAAGCCGGGTGAACCACTTACACGTGCACAAATGTCTAAAATCATTAGTCTTGGTTTCAAACTAGAAGAAGAAAAGCTTACAAATACTCCATTTACTGATGTGAAAACGGGACACTGGTATACAGATTATGTCCAAGCATTGATCGCAAATAATATTACAACAGGAACTACTCCAACTACATTTGAGCCAAATGCTTACGTTACTAGAGGACAAATGGCTTCGTTTATTGTTCGCAGTGAATCCCCTGTACAAAAGACGGCAAAATTGATTGGAATAACAAATGAGACAGTTGAGTTATCGTCTGGAACATATGCATTGTCAGCGGACTTAAAGAAAATATTGAATGCTTCAAATTCGGCAGCTCTTTTAGGAGCGGCTTTGGAATATACAGTCAAAGAAGGTGTAATCGTTGGAATTGCCTCAATTGAACTTACAGCGGATGGCAATGAAACAAATAATGTAGTACTAGATGGACAAGGGTCTAAATTTGCAGGGACGGTACGTGTTAATGGTGACTATGTTTCATTGAAAAACTTAACGATTGAAGAAGATTTGGAAATAGGGAAAGAAGTAGAAAATAGTTTCAAAGCATTTGACATCAAGGTTTTAGGGAAAACTAATCTTACCGATAAAACCTCCATTAGCCGAGACAATAATGTATTTTCAACAGCTGCTGTAGAAGTGAAAGAACCAAGTTTTGTTTTCACGGACTCTAGCATCCAAACTGTTGAAGTGTCAAAGAGTAATAAAGTAATAATTGAAGTAAAAGGGAATTCAACAGCTCAAGGATTCACTCTTTTATCGAACGTCCATTTAAAGGCCGATAAAGGAATTACATTACCAAAAGTGAACATCAACAAAGGTGCGACGAACGTAACACTTGACGCATCAGTGGACAATCTTTCAGTGAATACGCCTAATGCATTGTCGATTAATGGAACAGCCAATATCAAAAATATCACTGTCGAATCTAAGACAGATCTAAAGCTTCAAACAACCGGAAAAATAGAAAAAGTGATTGTTGCGATTAAAGGTACTGCAATCACATTAGGTGCTGGAACAAAAGTCGATAGCTATGAACTACCAGAAGGAGTATCGGCAAAAGATGTTATTGCGAATTTCGATGAATCCAATAGCGGCGGTACTTCTAGTGGTGGAAACAACTCTGGAGACAATGGCAGCAATAACGGCGGAAACAATGGTGGAGGTAACGGCGGAGGTACAGATGAATACTTCCAACTTTCTTTAATGCATGTAAATGATATACATGCTAATACGGACAAAGCACCAAAACTTGTTACAGCAGTAAAAGAAGTACGAACAGCTAAACCAGATGCATTGTTATTAGATGCAGGGGATGTTTTCTCTGGAACGTTGTATTTTAATGAATTCCTAGGCCAAGCAGATTTAGAATTTATGAATTTGATGAAAGTCGACGCAATGACATTTGGTAACCATGAGTTTGACCTGGGTTCATCTCCTGAAGGTCATCAAGCATTGGTTGATTTCATTAAAGCAGCAGACTTCCTATTTGTATCATCAAACGTAGATTTTACAAAAGATGACAAATTTACAGGGCTGTTCAATACAAAAATTTCAACAAATCCAGAAAAAAGCAATATTTACACTGGGATTGTAAAAGAAGTAAACGGAGAAAAAGTTGGAATCTTTGGTCTAACAACTGCAGAAACGGCAGACATTGCAAGTCCAGGAAAAATTACATTCTCTAATTATATTGAAGATGCAGAGAAAATGGTTGCTGAATTTGAAGCAATGGGTGTTAACAAAATCGTTGCACTTACACATATTGGTTTTGACGATAATGCCGCTATGGACAATGACCAACAACTAGCTGCAAATGTCGAGGGAATTGACGTAATTGTAGGAGGACATAGTCATACTAAATTAGATGTTCCAGTCGTTGTAGACAAAGATGAAAATGGTGTAGCGAAGGATAAAACAATTATTGTACAAGCGTATCAGTATTCAGATTACCTAGGTACTTTAGATGTTGAATTTGACAAAAATGGTGTCGTAATAGGACATGCTGGCAAGCTAATCGAAACTAAAGGTAAAAAAGAAGATGCTGAGGCAGTAGCGCTTTTAAAACCATATAAGGAAAAAATCGAAGCTGTAAATAACAAAGAAATTGGAGTAACACTTGATAAGGCACTAGTAAATCCAAGAACATCTGATGAGGATTATGTACCTGGCACAAGTGTACGTGCGAGTGAAACGATTCTAGGGAACATAATTACGGATGGAATGCTAGCTAAAGCGAAAAAATATAACAACAAGGTGATCATGGCATTTCAAAATGGTGGAGGAATTCGTGCTGGTATTGGAGCCGGTCCAATCACTGTAGGTGAAGTAATTACAGTACTTCCATTTGGTAACACGCTAGCGACTATGGACGTTACGGGTGCAGAACTAAAAGAGGCATTTGAAATTAGTTTCAAAGAGTATCCAAAAGAAAGTGGCGGTTTCCTCCATGTATCTGGTGCGAAAGTAGAATTCGATTCTTCTAAACCTGCAGGAGAACGTGTAGTTTCAATCCATTATAAAAATGAAGATGGTACTGACACTAAAATTGAAGACGCTAAGACATACACAGTAGCAACAAACGCATTCACAGCTAAAGGTGGAGACGGCTATGACGTTCTTAAAAAAGCTTATGAAGAAGGTCGTGTAACAGACCTAGGGCTGTCAGATTGGGAAAACTTAAGTGAACATTTACAATCACTAGAAACTATCCCAACTAAAACTGAAGATCGTATTGTAGACATTGTAGGACAAGTTGTGGAACCAGATCCAATCACTGGATTCTATAACTCGAACCCTGAAAAGTTAGCAGTCTCTCAAATTGCTCGATATGATAGCGGTCAAGGAGAAACTGGAACAGAGATTTTAGCATATGATGCAAACTTGAAAAAAGCTTTCGTAACAAATGGGAAAGTTAAAGGTTTTGATATTGTATCATTCGAAAACTTGAAATCTGGTACATTAACAGGAATTACAGAAACTACAAGAGTTCTGTTATCAAGCTTTAATATTAAAGAGGTAAAGGATATTACTAGTATTGCTTCCCATCCAACTGAGGATTTAATCGCAATTTCTGCGGTAAATGATCCGAAAACAGATAATGGACATATCGTATTTGCTACAAAAGAAGGAAAATATGTGAATCATGTTGAAGTTGGTGCATTACCAGACATGGTAACATTCACTCCTGACGGGACAAAAGCAATTGTGGCAAATGAAGGGGAGCCAAACGATGACTATTCTGTAGATCCAGAAGGCTCCATTTCAATCATTGACTTAGCAACATTTACAGTAGATACACTAGCTTTTACAGAGGGTATGTTAGATGAGCATGTTCGTGTTAGTTCTAAAGGTACAATTTTAGAGCAACTAGAACCAGAATATGTAACTGTTTCTGCAGACAGTAAAACAGCTTATGTTTCATTACAAGAAAATAACGCAGTAGCAACAGTAGACCTTGTAAATAATAAGATTATAGATGTGAAGGGTCTTGGCGTGAAAGATCATTCCGTAGAAGGAAACGAACTAGATGCGCTTAAGGATGGAGTAGTAAAACTAGAGAAACAACCAATACTTTCCTTCTATATGCCAGATGCAATTGATACGTTTACCGTAGCTGATCAGACATATATTGTTACACCGAATGAAGGAGACGCTCGGGACTACGATGCGTACAGTGAAGAGAAAAAGTTATCAAAAATCGGTAAAGAGATTAAATTAAATGAAAAAAATTATGCTGGTTATACACAAGAAGAGCTAAATGATTTTGATTTAACTAAGCTAGTAGATTACAAAGTTACGACTGAAAATGGATTAAGCGCAGATGGAACTGTATACGAAGCGCTTTATGGATACGGTGGACGTAGCTTCTCTATATTTAATGCAGACACAATGGAGCTAGCATTTGATAGTGGAAGTGATTTTGAATCTATCATTGCAAACGACCCAAGATTAAAACAATACTTCAATGTAAGTAACGACAATGTGGATGTAGATGATCGCAGTAACAGTAAAGGTCCAGAACCGGAATCGGTAGTAACTGGTGAAATGAATGGGAAGACTTACGCATTTATCGCTTTAGAACGCATCAGCGGTATTATGGTTTATGATCTTGCTGATCCATCAAACCCAGAGTTTGTGACATTTATTACAAGTCGTGACTTCTCTGAAGATGTTGCAGGAGATGTAGCACCAGAAGGCTTAAGATTTATCCCAGCTTCTGAAAGCCCAACAGGTAACGCATTACTTGCAGCAACACACGAAATGTCAGGAACCGTAGCTGTTTATGAATTTGAAGGAACTGGAATTCCAGTAACACCAGTTGCTGCAGCTGATTTCTCCGATAACACGCATGAAGGTAATATTTCTGTTGACGTTACAGAAGTTACAAATCTTCAGAATGCAACAGTAAACGGTAACCTAATTTTAACAGGTACTAATAGTGGAACATTAACACTCACAAATGTAACTGTTACAGGTGATGTAGACTTCACTGGAGTTGACGGTGACATTAAGATTGAAGGTTTAGATGCAAAAGATGGAAATGTAGTACTATAA
- a CDS encoding endonuclease: MSKWSWKKPINAFLSASLVAGLVLPAMPSNAVAAMNAPDLIISEYIEGSSFNKAIELYNGTEAEIDLSTYTLELYSNGSKAETGTLTATNNLSLKGTLASGETYVIHHKDANDAIKSKGNLEDSSVINFNGNDQVTLLKSGSVIDSIGQVGSIENALADVSLVRNPNVIAGDTIIDDAFDWSSQWTDLGKDNFTNIGSHSMDSGDTPPVETKVSDVKASTPSSSVSAGTEIELSTNTEGATIYYTTDGTEPSSSSIEYTSPIIINADTTIKAIAIKDGLDNSDITSLTYTILAVQSISEAREALNETVQIEGIVTTEAGPWGSQAFYMQDETAGMYIYAGSASVQPGDKISVTGKVITYSSEIEIEPTNIEVISSDNEIPNAQVVTPSGVNDDTQGELVALENIEITDLSQKDYGTFEFQALAENGEKVLVRHDNRTGVDYSEFIKYFNEGDKVNLTGIAAVFNNVFQFKTLGLKSFDLVNKPAVYASKYAGTVPVNTQIELASGLDGAEIYYTIDGSEPTTASTKYVGAITLTETTTIKAIAVTNEKTSDAFSFTYTIIKAEDVTIRDIQGNDHRSPYVGASVKNITGVVTHKIDGSNFVMQDIENADADMTTSEAIQINKSSHGVTVGDKVTVAGTVEENGSGTNLTTTRIKATTVAADGTAALPEPLVVGVDINPPNKIIDNDKLTSFNPSEDGIDFWESVEFMRVSFPNAKVIGTPYSGDIPIVAENTTNNDFNVLGGLNIAKDDYNPEKVFLDINNNNYITNSGDYFTGDIIGVISYGNSNFKVLAVESELPEITRLERTKDVTTIETKEDQLTVAAYNIENFSTNTNNTPDEKVVKIAKSFVDNMKSPDIITLVEVQDTDGETNSGNSDATGSYERLIAAITANGGPTYNWTDVAPVDNTNGGAPGANIRVGYLYNPKRVTLVEGTKGAPTAANSWDEEGSLVLNPGVIEPANFTDTRKPIAAEFEFKGERVVVIGAHLNSKGGDEPLFGKNQPPYLGSEAERLGLATTINEFIQDGLATNPNLNVVLAGDMNDFEFTPVMDKLKGDQLTNMVDLVPAEDRFSYFFQGNNQVLDHILVSNNLVNNTVVDMIHINANFTEAQGRASDHDPVLVQIDLAAAEDVALKTYNIKNLKTKKLTLSKPSVSVTLDDQSVITDGIVFTGAKYAEFRGAGFANTTVTLKPSEANAIIDFKGTNVQKVIIDGTNIKEIRGAENIQAIEYLDGASEKTVSFTNTKGEPIVVPSLDDEDIELESYYKDALGKEGKALKTALHEIIDDHTELSYSQVWEALRETDEDPGNPNNVILFYSGQSRSKTLNGGNNGDWNREHTWAKSHGDFGTSNGPGTDIHHLRPTDVQVNGSRGNLDFDNGGSRVINCAQCKGDSDSFEPPNYVKGDVARILFYMATRYEAGDRVDLELNEKVNNGKDPFHGKLSVLLQWHEQDPVDEFERNRNNVIQEWQGNRNPFIDHPEFAELIW, encoded by the coding sequence ATGAGTAAATGGAGTTGGAAAAAGCCGATTAATGCTTTTTTATCCGCTAGTTTAGTAGCAGGTTTAGTACTGCCAGCAATGCCATCAAATGCAGTAGCTGCTATGAATGCACCTGACTTAATTATTTCGGAGTATATTGAGGGTAGCAGCTTTAATAAAGCTATTGAACTTTATAATGGCACTGAAGCTGAAATTGATTTAAGTACTTACACACTAGAACTTTATTCAAATGGAAGTAAAGCAGAAACAGGTACACTGACTGCTACTAATAATTTATCTTTAAAAGGGACATTAGCTAGTGGTGAAACTTATGTTATACATCACAAAGATGCAAATGACGCTATAAAAAGTAAAGGGAATCTTGAAGATTCAAGTGTCATTAATTTTAATGGTAATGATCAAGTTACTCTATTAAAATCTGGATCAGTTATTGATTCAATAGGTCAAGTTGGATCAATAGAAAATGCTCTTGCAGATGTTTCATTAGTTAGAAATCCTAATGTAATAGCTGGTGATACAATTATTGACGATGCTTTTGACTGGTCTTCACAATGGACTGATTTAGGAAAAGATAATTTTACAAATATCGGTTCACACTCAATGGATAGCGGAGATACACCACCTGTAGAAACAAAAGTGAGTGATGTAAAAGCATCTACACCATCTTCAAGTGTTTCAGCCGGAACCGAAATCGAATTATCAACAAACACTGAAGGAGCAACAATTTACTATACAACTGATGGGACAGAACCATCTAGTTCAAGTATAGAATACACAAGCCCAATTATTATTAATGCAGATACAACCATTAAAGCAATTGCGATTAAGGATGGACTAGATAATAGTGATATAACATCACTTACTTATACAATACTTGCTGTCCAGTCAATCTCAGAAGCTCGTGAAGCTCTAAACGAAACAGTTCAAATCGAAGGGATTGTTACAACAGAAGCAGGACCATGGGGAAGTCAAGCATTCTATATGCAAGATGAAACTGCAGGAATGTACATTTACGCAGGTTCAGCTAGTGTTCAACCTGGAGACAAAATCAGTGTAACTGGGAAGGTAATCACCTATTCATCTGAAATAGAAATAGAACCAACGAATATTGAAGTAATTTCTTCAGACAATGAAATTCCAAACGCCCAAGTAGTAACTCCATCAGGTGTCAATGATGATACTCAAGGGGAGCTAGTAGCTTTAGAAAATATAGAAATCACAGATTTATCACAAAAAGATTATGGAACATTTGAATTCCAAGCACTAGCAGAAAATGGAGAAAAGGTTCTTGTTCGCCATGATAACCGCACAGGTGTGGATTACAGTGAATTCATTAAATATTTCAATGAAGGCGATAAAGTAAATTTAACAGGAATAGCAGCAGTTTTTAACAATGTGTTCCAATTTAAAACGTTAGGCCTTAAAAGTTTTGACCTTGTAAACAAGCCTGCCGTTTATGCATCCAAATATGCTGGAACTGTTCCAGTTAATACGCAAATTGAACTTGCATCTGGCTTAGATGGTGCTGAAATCTATTACACTATTGATGGTTCTGAACCAACAACAGCAAGCACGAAATATGTAGGGGCAATCACTCTTACGGAAACGACAACAATTAAAGCAATTGCAGTAACAAATGAAAAGACTAGTGACGCATTTAGCTTTACATACACAATTATTAAAGCAGAAGACGTAACTATCCGTGATATTCAAGGAAATGATCATAGATCACCTTATGTTGGAGCATCCGTGAAGAATATTACAGGTGTTGTAACACATAAAATTGATGGATCAAATTTTGTTATGCAAGACATCGAGAATGCTGACGCAGACATGACTACGTCAGAAGCGATTCAAATAAACAAATCATCTCACGGTGTAACAGTAGGGGATAAAGTAACAGTTGCAGGAACAGTAGAAGAAAATGGTTCCGGTACAAATCTTACAACTACTCGTATTAAAGCAACAACTGTAGCAGCAGATGGAACAGCAGCACTACCTGAACCATTAGTAGTTGGAGTAGATATTAATCCACCTAACAAAATTATTGATAACGATAAACTCACTTCATTCAATCCGTCAGAGGATGGAATTGATTTCTGGGAATCGGTAGAGTTTATGCGAGTTTCATTCCCAAATGCAAAAGTAATCGGAACACCATACAGTGGAGATATCCCAATCGTTGCTGAAAATACAACGAACAACGATTTCAATGTACTTGGTGGATTGAACATTGCAAAAGATGATTATAACCCAGAAAAAGTATTTTTAGATATTAATAATAACAACTATATTACAAACTCTGGTGACTATTTCACTGGCGATATTATCGGAGTAATTTCTTATGGAAATAGCAACTTCAAAGTATTAGCAGTAGAAAGCGAATTACCTGAAATTACTCGTTTAGAGCGAACAAAAGATGTAACAACAATCGAAACAAAAGAAGATCAACTAACAGTAGCTGCATACAATATAGAAAATTTCTCAACAAACACAAACAACACTCCAGATGAAAAAGTAGTGAAAATTGCTAAATCATTTGTGGATAACATGAAATCACCAGATATTATTACATTAGTAGAAGTACAAGATACAGATGGGGAAACAAATTCTGGTAACAGTGATGCTACTGGAAGCTATGAACGTCTTATTGCAGCAATCACTGCAAATGGGGGTCCAACATACAATTGGACAGATGTTGCACCAGTCGATAATACAAACGGCGGAGCACCAGGTGCTAATATCCGTGTAGGATACTTGTACAATCCTAAACGCGTTACTCTAGTAGAAGGAACTAAAGGAGCACCAACAGCAGCAAACTCGTGGGATGAAGAGGGTAGCTTAGTACTTAATCCGGGAGTAATAGAACCTGCTAATTTTACGGATACACGTAAACCAATTGCAGCTGAATTCGAATTTAAAGGAGAGAGAGTTGTCGTTATTGGAGCTCACTTAAATTCAAAAGGTGGAGACGAACCATTATTCGGTAAAAACCAACCTCCATACTTAGGTTCAGAAGCAGAACGTCTTGGACTAGCTACAACAATTAACGAATTTATCCAAGATGGGCTAGCGACAAATCCTAATTTAAACGTTGTCCTAGCTGGTGATATGAATGACTTCGAATTTACACCTGTTATGGATAAACTAAAAGGCGATCAATTAACAAATATGGTAGATTTAGTACCAGCAGAAGACCGTTTTTCTTACTTCTTCCAAGGGAACAACCAAGTACTAGACCATATTTTAGTATCAAACAATCTAGTAAATAACACAGTCGTAGATATGATTCATATCAATGCGAACTTTACGGAAGCACAAGGTCGCGCATCTGACCATGACCCAGTACTAGTACAAATTGATCTAGCAGCTGCAGAAGATGTAGCGTTAAAAACATACAATATTAAAAACCTTAAAACAAAAAAACTAACACTAAGCAAGCCAAGTGTATCTGTAACACTTGATGATCAATCAGTAATTACAGATGGTATTGTATTTACTGGAGCGAAATATGCTGAATTCCGTGGAGCAGGCTTTGCCAACACCACTGTGACATTAAAACCATCTGAAGCGAATGCAATCATCGACTTCAAAGGTACAAATGTCCAAAAAGTAATCATTGATGGCACGAACATAAAAGAGATCCGCGGTGCTGAAAATATTCAAGCAATTGAATACCTCGACGGAGCAAGTGAAAAAACAGTTTCATTCACAAATACAAAAGGGGAACCCATTGTGGTTCCTTCTTTAGACGATGAAGATATAGAACTAGAATCATATTACAAAGATGCATTAGGTAAAGAAGGGAAAGCATTAAAAACAGCATTACATGAAATTATCGATGACCATACGGAACTATCATATAGCCAAGTTTGGGAAGCTCTTCGAGAAACAGATGAGGACCCGGGTAATCCTAACAATGTAATCTTATTCTACTCTGGTCAGTCAAGAAGTAAAACACTTAATGGTGGTAATAATGGTGACTGGAACCGCGAACATACATGGGCAAAATCCCATGGTGATTTCGGAACAAGTAATGGACCAGGTACTGATATTCATCACCTTCGCCCAACTGATGTACAAGTAAATGGGTCTCGAGGGAATTTAGACTTTGATAACGGAGGAAGCAGAGTTATCAATTGTGCTCAATGTAAAGGCGACTCCGATTCATTTGAACCACCAAACTATGTAAAAGGCGACGTTGCAAGAATCCTCTTCTATATGGCAACACGTTATGAAGCGGGGGATAGAGTAGATTTAGAACTAAACGAAAAAGTTAATAATGGAAAAGATCCTTTCCATGGCAAACTATCCGTCCTACTACAATGGCATGAACAAGATCCAGTAGACGAATTCGAAAGAAACCGTAACAACGTCATCCAAGAGTGGCAAGGCAATCGAAACCCATTCATCGACCACCCCGAATTCGCTGAGCTTATTTGGTGA